tgacataataaaaatacaataattttttttaaggtatataataatatttgtgtTAGGTATAAACTATTAATTTGTTACAGAATTATATGCTACATGGTACATCGTGTCGCCTAACTCTAGTTCTCGATTGTCTAAactatttaataaaaaatcctgattataattttctatattattcattattttatttctccctAATATGTTAGTATTTATCCAGGTACCgaaaggagtaaactattAATggaataaatattcatatttaaagaTATAAtggtttcatttttattatattttaagataataaatattatcaaaagctgataatatttaataaatacattCCCTCTACCTTATATATCGTAATTAGAGGTATAAAAAAACCTAAAGAGGTACTTATAATTGTTCCTAATGGTTTAGGTGTATTCGGATTAGTAGTTTCTTCACTAATTTCTAGAGATGAATCATCTGTATGATTTACATTGTTCTCCACtacaattttcaaattttctttttgctcttttACTGTTGCTATTCCTCCTAATATTTCTACTCCAGATAGACTAATTTCTGCCTGTTGTTTTGCTTGTTCTTGTTCTACTACCTGTCGTTGTTGTGTTCGTTCAATTTTTGCTTGTGTTCGTGCTGCTTCTTCTGAttcttgttcctttttctgtaaatattttaatggggattggaaattatttatttcatttttacagtACCCATTAAACTCTAATACCTTTTTTAGAAGcaattctttaaattttattaatttaacCATTAATTCATAATCTTTTCcgtcataattatttataaatttattaaaaagtataCGTAATAAAATGATTTTATCACATTGTAAAACTGTATTATCTTTGTTTAAAGatataatttcttcaaatataTCATacaattcatataaaaatttaattctaTTCCACTT
The window above is part of the Plasmodium cynomolgi strain B DNA, scaffold: 1163, whole genome shotgun sequence genome. Proteins encoded here:
- a CDS encoding CYIR protein (putative;~vir-type antigen), whose protein sequence is MTPKPDDMNSIHPIFEKLATFFTGDHAYTYIGEVPSCIYVNYWLNNKLRDLYFFDRKYEFNVFKDFSNQFSKARDGVLNSCNSNMKYYDNDKWNRIKFLYELYDIFEEIISLNKDNTVLQCDKIILLRILFNKFINNYDGKDYELMVKLIKFKELLLKKVLEFNGYCKNEINNFQSPLKYLQKKEQESEEAARTQAKIERTQQRQVVEQEQAKQQAEISLSGVEILGGIATVKEQKENLKIVVENNVNHTDDSSLEISRGNVFIKYYQLLIIFIILKYNKNETIISLNMNIYSINSLLLSVPG